In Persicimonas caeni, a single window of DNA contains:
- the bioB gene encoding biotin synthase BioB translates to MMDWNALAERVLDGKPITRDEALEIVNAPDDELLAILHAAFKVRSHHHGRKVRVHVLQNAKSGVCPEDCKFCSQSLKYNTGVERYKMQEVDELVEGAKAAYEKGAVTYCMVTATRGPNNRELETICEASRRIKEKYPVNICASLGILKEGQAEKLREAGVDRYNHNLETSCNNFENVVSTHSFQDRLNTVKMAKAAGMEACCGGIIGMGETTDDWVDLAFTLREIRVESVPLNFLNPRPGTPLGDQVDEDAESGKGGQVRPQECLKALAMFRFVHPDVDVRVAGGREVVLDHMQPLALYAANSLFTEGYLTTGGQGTSKDYDMITQAGFEPEVVEA, encoded by the coding sequence ATGATGGATTGGAACGCACTGGCTGAACGAGTATTGGACGGTAAACCGATCACTCGCGACGAAGCCCTCGAGATTGTTAACGCGCCCGACGACGAGTTGCTGGCGATTCTGCATGCCGCCTTCAAGGTGCGCTCGCACCATCACGGCCGCAAGGTGCGCGTGCACGTCCTCCAGAACGCCAAGAGCGGCGTGTGCCCCGAAGACTGCAAGTTCTGCAGTCAGTCGCTCAAGTACAACACCGGCGTCGAGCGCTACAAGATGCAGGAGGTCGACGAGCTCGTCGAAGGCGCCAAGGCCGCCTACGAAAAGGGTGCGGTCACCTATTGTATGGTCACCGCGACCCGCGGGCCGAATAACCGCGAGCTCGAGACCATCTGCGAGGCGAGCCGGCGCATCAAAGAGAAGTATCCGGTCAACATCTGCGCCTCGTTGGGCATCCTCAAAGAGGGGCAGGCCGAGAAGCTTCGCGAGGCCGGCGTCGACCGGTACAACCACAACCTCGAGACCTCGTGCAACAACTTCGAGAACGTGGTGAGCACCCACAGCTTCCAGGACCGCCTCAACACCGTCAAGATGGCCAAGGCCGCGGGCATGGAAGCGTGCTGCGGGGGCATCATCGGCATGGGCGAGACCACCGATGACTGGGTCGACCTGGCGTTTACGCTGCGTGAGATCCGCGTCGAGTCGGTGCCGCTCAACTTCCTCAACCCGCGCCCGGGCACGCCCCTGGGCGACCAGGTCGACGAAGACGCCGAGTCCGGCAAGGGCGGCCAAGTCCGCCCGCAAGAGTGCCTCAAGGCGCTGGCAATGTTCCGCTTCGTCCACCCGGACGTCGACGTGCGCGTGGCCGGCGGCCGCGAGGTCGTGCTCGACCACATGCAGCCCCTGGCGCTCTACGCGGCGAACTCGCTGTTCACCGAGGGCTACCTGACCACCGGCGGGCAGGGGACGTCGAAAGACTACGACATGATTACGCAGGCTGGGTTCGAGCCGGAAGTTGTCGAGGCGTAA
- the bioA gene encoding adenosylmethionine--8-amino-7-oxononanoate transaminase — MSEQKYTKEQLEEWDDKYVWHPFTPHSVYRDEEPVTVVAGEGNYLIDADGNRLLDGVASIWCNTFGHRRAEIDQAVKDQIDRIAHATLLGNAQEQSILLAKRLVELAPGDLSKVFFSDNGSTAVEIAVKMALQWWQQRGAESARKRRKFLGLANAYNGDTIGAVSLGGVEVFHSRFRPLLFDVVRAPSPYVYRRPEGQTEAEAQQAFVEEFDRVFLENADELCAVVIEPGMQGAGGMITYPDGFLKHARELTREHDVLLILDEVAMGMGRSGKMFACEREGVVPDFLCIAKGLTGGYLPVSATITNDRIYKGFLAPPEEGKTFFHGHTYTGNALGCAAANATLDIFENDNVLDTLPGKIDKLRAELETLWDLDWVGDIRQYGLAVGIELVRDRDTKEAFDAKDRVGMKICREARDKGVFLRPLGDIITMMPPLSITDEEIETLVDAVRHGIEIVLPSYE; from the coding sequence ATGAGCGAGCAGAAGTACACGAAGGAACAGCTCGAAGAGTGGGATGACAAGTACGTGTGGCATCCCTTTACGCCGCACTCGGTCTACCGCGACGAGGAGCCGGTGACCGTGGTGGCCGGTGAGGGCAACTACCTTATCGACGCCGACGGCAATCGACTGCTCGACGGCGTCGCGTCCATCTGGTGCAACACCTTCGGGCATCGCCGCGCCGAAATCGACCAGGCCGTCAAAGACCAGATCGACCGCATCGCCCATGCCACCTTGCTGGGTAACGCCCAGGAGCAGTCGATCCTGTTGGCAAAGCGCCTCGTCGAGCTCGCCCCGGGCGACTTGAGCAAGGTCTTCTTCTCCGACAACGGCTCGACCGCCGTCGAGATCGCCGTCAAGATGGCGCTGCAGTGGTGGCAGCAGCGTGGCGCCGAGTCAGCTCGTAAGCGGCGCAAATTCCTGGGGCTCGCCAACGCCTACAACGGCGACACGATTGGCGCCGTCTCGTTGGGCGGCGTCGAGGTCTTTCACTCGCGCTTTCGTCCCTTATTGTTCGACGTGGTCCGCGCGCCGTCGCCGTACGTTTACCGGCGCCCCGAAGGGCAGACCGAAGCCGAGGCCCAGCAGGCCTTCGTCGAAGAATTCGACCGCGTCTTCCTCGAGAACGCCGACGAATTGTGCGCGGTGGTCATCGAGCCGGGGATGCAGGGCGCCGGCGGCATGATCACCTATCCCGACGGTTTCTTGAAGCACGCCCGCGAGCTCACCCGGGAGCACGACGTGCTGCTGATCCTCGACGAAGTCGCCATGGGGATGGGTCGCTCGGGCAAGATGTTCGCCTGTGAGCGCGAGGGCGTCGTGCCCGACTTTTTGTGCATCGCCAAAGGCTTGACCGGCGGCTACCTGCCGGTGTCGGCGACCATCACCAACGACCGCATCTACAAAGGGTTCTTGGCCCCGCCCGAAGAGGGCAAGACCTTCTTCCACGGCCACACCTATACCGGCAACGCGCTGGGCTGCGCCGCGGCGAACGCCACGCTCGATATCTTCGAGAATGACAACGTCCTCGACACGTTGCCCGGCAAAATCGACAAACTGCGCGCCGAACTCGAGACACTCTGGGACCTCGATTGGGTCGGCGATATCCGCCAATACGGGCTCGCCGTAGGCATCGAGTTGGTGCGCGACCGCGACACCAAAGAGGCGTTCGACGCCAAAGACCGAGTCGGCATGAAGATTTGCCGCGAGGCACGTGACAAGGGCGTCTTCTTGCGCCCGCTGGGTGATATCATCACCATGATGCCGCCGCTTTCGATCACCGACGAGGAGATCGAAACGCTGGTGGACGCGGTACGCCACGGCATCGAGATCGTTCTTCCTTCTTACGAGTAA
- the bioD gene encoding dethiobiotin synthase, protein MASNIVVVTGTDTEIGKTMVTAGMACALRERGVDVVAIKPVESGTEVEPSAGEDGVTLAEAAGQAEPTQALVRLREPLAPPVAADIDSVELDMNAWCEEIREHARSAELVLVEGAGGLLSPLTWTETARDLARELEASVLVVASDKLGTLNHTMLVLEALEAAELPVCGVVFSAPASADSSTGRNAQTLRDFLDYDRVAELPRVADWREAAEHLRAPSEWLFPAV, encoded by the coding sequence ATGGCTTCGAATATCGTCGTCGTTACGGGGACTGATACCGAAATTGGCAAGACGATGGTCACGGCCGGCATGGCCTGCGCGTTGCGCGAGCGCGGTGTCGACGTGGTAGCCATCAAGCCGGTCGAATCGGGCACCGAGGTCGAGCCGAGTGCTGGAGAAGACGGCGTGACCTTGGCCGAGGCCGCCGGCCAGGCCGAGCCGACGCAGGCCTTGGTGCGCCTTCGCGAGCCACTCGCGCCGCCCGTGGCCGCCGATATCGACAGCGTCGAGCTCGACATGAATGCCTGGTGCGAAGAGATCCGCGAGCACGCCCGGAGCGCCGAGCTTGTGCTCGTCGAGGGCGCCGGCGGCTTGCTCTCCCCGCTCACGTGGACCGAAACCGCCCGCGACCTCGCCCGGGAACTCGAGGCCTCCGTACTGGTGGTCGCTTCGGACAAACTGGGCACGTTGAACCACACGATGCTCGTGCTCGAAGCGCTCGAAGCCGCCGAACTCCCGGTGTGCGGCGTTGTCTTTAGCGCGCCAGCAAGTGCCGACTCGTCGACCGGACGAAACGCGCAGACCCTGCGAGATTTCCTCGACTACGACCGCGTGGCCGAACTGCCGCGGGTCGCTGATTGGCGCGAGGCTGCCGAGCACCTGCGCGCCCCCTCCGAATGGCTGTTTCCCGCCGTCTGA